One Oryctolagus cuniculus chromosome 7, mOryCun1.1, whole genome shotgun sequence genomic window, cgtgctgctgctgctggaagcGCTGTGGGCTTTgccagctgctcccctcccccacactcccccccccccaacttccagATGGTGGGCCCTTGGGCTCAGTCACCCACTCAGGCTATTAGGGGTCAGGAACAGCACCCCGGGCAGAGAAGGGACAGGGGCTCCACAGGCTCACCCAGCAGCCTTGATTCACTTTCTCTTTTGCCATGTTGCTCTGCAGGGGTATCCCCTCCACAGATATCACCCGCGTCAGGCTCCAGGTTATGAGTACAGCAAGCTCACTTACCAGCAGCGGGACTCAGGATCTGCCATTCATTGTTTCCGACTCCAGCAAATAGGGTTTCTCAAGGGATTGCTCCCGGAAGTGCCCTTGACTGGAAAGCAGACACAGTCACTGCCGCCATTCCCCCCAGGACTCTGGCCAAGATTTCCAGGACTACCTGCCAGAGACAGGCAGCCGGAGATCTGGGGTGTCCCCAGGGACGTGCCCATCAGAAGGAGGGGGCTCCAGAGAGGGCTCCAGCACTCTTCGCCGCGTGGCAGGGTTCTGCCATGCAAAGGTGTTGACGGGCTTGCCTCACATTTCCAGGACCTCAGTATCAACCAGGATCAGGAGCAGAGGATCTTAGGGCTCTTGGAGGAGCTCAGGGAAGGGGAGGCTGTCTCAGCAAAATATCTGGCTGGGAAGCTCCGAGTCCCAAAGAAGGGAGTCAATCAAGCTCTGTACTCCCTGGCAAAGAGGGGTAAGCTGCGCCAGAAGGAAGGAAACCCCCCTCTGTGGAGCCTCGCGGTTTCAGTTCCGGCAGAAaaccagcacagcacagcaggctTGGAACTAGCGCAAGAGGATCCAGATCACTGTAGCCAGGGAACCGCAAAGTCAGACCACAGTTTGGAAGCTGAAGATAGAAACCTCACATCTGGCTTAGAAGACTCTCCTGAGCCTCTGGACATGGCTGAGATCAAGGAGAAAATCTGCAACTACTTGTTCAAAGTGTCTAACTCCTCTGCCCTAAATGTGGCTAAAAATATTGGCTTCAGCAAGGCCCGAGATGTAAATGCGGTGCTGATTGATTTGGAAAGGCAGGGGGATGTCTACAGGCAGGGTGCAACCCCTCCCATATGGTATCTGACAGACAAGAAGCGAGAGAGGATGCAGATCAAGAGAAACACAAACAGCGTCGCCGAAACCGCTCCAGCTGCCGTCCCTGCCACCAAAAGAAACACAGAGCTCCCCGCTTGCAACTTACCCAGGTCCGATGCCTCGAATAACATGGTCACAGAAAAAGTGGAGAATGGGCAGGAGCCTGCCATAAAGTTAGAGAGTAGGCAagaggccaggccagaaccagcgAGGCCAAAACCGCCCGTTTATCACAATGGCCCCTCCAAAGCAGGGTATGTTGACTTTGAAAATGGCCAGTGGGCCACAGATGACATCCCAGATAATTTGAATAGTATCCACGCAGCGCCAGGTGAGTTTCGAGCCATCATGGAGATGCCCTCCTTCTACAGTCATGGCTTGCCACGGTGTTCACCCTACAAGAAACTGACAGAGTGCCAGCTGAAGAACCCCATCAGTGGGCTGTTAGAGTATGCCCAGTTTGCCAGTCAGACCTGTGAGTTCAACCTGATAGAACAGAGTGGACCACCCCACGAACCTCGGTAAGAGACCACCCAGGAACAGTGCCTAGGGCTGGGGTCAGGCACAGTCACACCGGCTCAGTCACGAGCCACGTTGTGAGCAGTGTTGGTTGGCCACCATCTTTTCTCCGTCCTTTGCTTCCTTTCTCTTGGCTAAATTGCCCTTGATTggccctttctctgtgtttcgAATAGGAAATCATGGCTGAGCGGGGGGGTGGAGTGACTGTTGGCTAAAGTGAAGCTGCTTTAGAAATGCTGGGCTTTCGTGCCTTGGTGCTGCGCCTACCTTCTAAGGCTGGAGGATGACTGAGCTCCCTTCTTGCCTCTGTGTACCGGCCTCCTCTCCTGAAGCCGAGTGCCTGAGAGTGCAGGAGCCGGTGGGTTGGGACAGGCTGCACATGCGCAGTGAGGGTGGGTTGTGCTGCCAAGCAGCCTCAGGTTGGCactcccccgccccagctcctgGAGAAAAGTtggtgcctgcctgcctgcctgtcagaGATGGTTCTGATTTTACACAGGGCTGGGCTTGCACTTGCTGCTCCTGGGCTGGGAAGTCCGAGTCTCAGGCAGCTGGCCCGGCCCTACACTATAGGGTCCTGCAGGCCAGTggagaagttttttaaaaaaaaggatgggtCCACTAAGGAGCCTCAGAagggcctagcagagagctgaaatcgCTGAAGCTGGCAAGGGCTGGTAGGGCTGGGAGAGAATGCCACTAACTTTTATCCAGCCCTGTGTTTGCTTCACAGCGTGATACATTCAGAGGAATGTGTCATTAGGCTATTTTGTCATGGTGCAAACATCATGGAATGTAATTACACAAGCTAAGGTGGCCAAAGTGCCACTATGCAACATAATCTTAGGGGATCACTGTCGCATATGTGGTCCGTTGCTGTGTGGCACATGACTGTATTTATCTAGGCTGGTTTCTGGGGGGTGTGGATTCCTGCCTGTGGCCTTTACTCCTTGTCTTGACCTCTTAATGATACCACATTGGCACTGCAGGGAGCTGTTAAGAAAAAGGGTATGTCCATCCAGAAATTGGTGTGGCTAGAATTAATGTGCTGTGTGGGGAGGAGAGTGTATGCctgttattctttttctttttctgccatcCCGCCCCCCAAAGTTGGGATAAAAGTGGTAGGTTTTGGGGTCAGTCATTCTTTGGACTCTAGTTATAAGAAACATTGGTGTTGTGTCCAAGTGTTTCAGAAGACCCAGGAAATAAGTTGACCTACTTTCTAAAGGAAATTCCAGATTGAACAAAAAGCTGaacacatttgaattttttttttttatttgacaggtagtgttagagacagagagagagacagacagagagaaaggtcttccttccgttggttcattccccaaatggccgccacagccagcactgcgccgatccgaagccaggagccaggtgcttcttcctggtctcccatgcaggtgcagggcccaagcacttgggccatcctccactgccttcctgggccacagtagagagctggactggaagaggagcagccgggactagaaccagcgcccatatgggatgctggtactgtaggcggaagattaaccaagtgagccacgatgccagccccatatttgaattttaaaataattgttcgaaagattgatttatttatttgaaaggcagattcacacacacacagaaattttccatctgctggttcactcccctaatgactgcagcagccagggctgggccaggctggagccaggagcctcccctgggtctcccacgtgggtgcagggccatcttctgctgctttcccaggccattagcagggggctctcaaaccagcatccatatgggatgctcagcccctttatctgctgtgccacaatgcctggctCTGAGAGTGAAGTATGTGTTAGAGTAGCTTGCAGACAAAAATGTGTCCCTGAAGCAGCAGGTGTCTTGTCTGGGAACATGCGGCTGGACTGCAAGCAGCCTCTCTTACCCTAAGAGCTTCCCTTGAGGAGGCCAGGCTAGCAGTGTTTAACTCATCTGTTGTTCCCACTTTCTTTCAGTGCATTGTTAGCAGGTGGTGGGTTCCCCTGAGCTAGTTTCCTATCACCTGAGGCTGTAGCTGTGGAAAGAAAGTCACTGGTTGCTGTGTTTCCAGGAAGAAGGGACAGGCTGAGCCTTCAGAGGGACAGGAGATCCTtggcctctcctctgtctctctgccagtTCAAAAGCCCCTCAGTGGAGCAGAAAAGTCCAGGGCGGAGCCTCCCTGGAACAGGTGGAGGGATGGCCTAGACTAGCGTTCACACATCTACTCACTTCCCGCTCAGGTTTAAATTCCAGGTTGTCATCAGTGGCCGAGAGTTCCCCCCAGCTGAGGCTGGCAGCAAGAAAGTGGCCAAGCAGGATGCAGCCATGAAAGCCATGACTATTCTGCTTCAAGAAGCCAAAGCCAAAGACAGTGGGAAATCAGAAGACTCGTCCTGCTCTTCCGCGGAGAAAAACTCGGAGAAGGTAGGTGTCCCGCCCTCTGGGAGGAGGGCAGTGCACTCTTGATGTGTGCGAAGCATCAGGACTTTAACTGACGCTCTTATTGCAGCCCCGGCCGAACCAGCACAGCCTCTCAGACTCGGCTCCCCGCacttccctctgcccagcccccctcACCACCCCACCATTCTCCTCTCATACCCAGTTCTTTTTTACGCTTCCCCTGCCCCTATATAACTGGATTTACAGAACTTCAGAGTTGAAACAGACCTGAGGggcggtgccctggctcacttggttaatcctccacctgcagtgccagcatcccatatggacgcctggttctagtcccagctgctcctcttccagtccagctctctgctgtggcccaggaaagcagtagaggatggcccaagtgcttgggcccctgcacccgcatgggggaccaggaagaagcacctggctcctggcttcggattggtgcagttctggctgtagcagtcatttggggggtgaaccaaaggaaggaagatctttctctctctctctctctctctctctctctctctgtctataactctacctgtcagatattaaaaaaaaaaaagaaagaaagaaaccgaCCTGAAAGATGGCAGGGTCCAGCTCTCTCTTGGGAGATAAATGAGCCCCAAAATGTTAAATCACCTGTCCTTTCCTGCATTGCCTAGAAAGTCCTCAGCAGCCCCTCTCGCTTCGGGGAGCCGCTGAGACCCTGACACTGATAGAAATTCTCCTGTCCCCGTCCCTTCTGTCGTGAGGGACTCACTAACCAGTGTTTTCTTGGTTTTTGTCTttcctgcctctcattctctccagGCTGCAGAGCCTCAGCCCAGTGCTCCTTCAGCAGTGCCCCTGTTTTCTGGAAAGAGTCCTGTCACTACGTTGCTTGAGTGTGTGCACAAGCTGGGGAGCTCCTGTGAATTCCGTCTCCTGTCTAAAGAAGGCCCTGCCCATGACCCCAAGTATGTCCTGTTTCTTTGCCAAGGTTTTCTCTAAAAGCACAGGTTCattttcctctttcctcctcaCTGAGCGATTTCCCCTGTCTCCGTGTGGGAGAAGGGGGCCTCGAGCGCCTGATCGCTGCTTGTGGACCAAGCCCCAGGGAGGTCCAAGGCTTGGAAGTCACCGTTAGGGAACAGAGAGGTACAGGACGAGGGCAGATCTGAGGAGCCGCTGCTGAGGTCTGTAGACTTACGTGTTCAGGGGAAAAGGGCTTGGAGGAGGTCAAAGTGGGTTGACCTGGAAGTGTTGATGAAAGGGGTTAGCCGGGCCAGGAAAAACCAAGGGCTGGAGGTGGGTGAAGGGCGCTGGCTTAAGGCAGAAATGACCATGAGACATGACAGCGCAGAGGTGATGTGTGCAAGACATTGCAGTAGCAAAGGAGGGCTGGGCAAGTCTCCTCGGTTGAAATCTTAAtcctctctctcaccgtctatcaGGTTCCAGtactgtgttgcagtgggttccCAGACTTTTCCCACTGCAAGTGCCCCCAGCAAGAAAGTGGCAAAGCAGATGGCGGCAGAGGAAGCCATGAAGGCCCTGCAGGAGGAGGCAGCCAACCCCACAGCCTCTGATGACCAGGTGGGGCTCGTTTAACAGCTGAGTGGTTTAGAATGCAGGGGCGTCCCTGAGGGATTCCTGAAGTGCTTATGCTTCTCTTTGGCTAATTCTCCTGTAGTCCGGCGGTTCAAACACAGAGTCCCTTGAGGCCTTGGAGTCTGGCCTGCCCAGCAAAGTGCGGAAGGTTGGGGAGCTCGTCAGGTACCTGAACACCAACCCCGTGGGCGGCCTGCTGGAATACGCCCGCTCCCACGGCTTTGCTGCTGAGTTCAAGTTGGTTGACCAGTCCGGACCTCCTCATGAGCCCAAGTGAgtatcccagccctggccacagctgtatGTCACCTGTGTGATGGTTGCAACCCAGGGACAGAAGGGATGGGCTTTTGCTGTCAATGACAGAGCTGAGGGAAGCAAGTACAACCCTGTCTCCATAGTCTCGTAGAAGACATAACATCAGCCATCTTGGGATATAGTTAGCCTTCCAGTGAGCTGGAtcctttggaatttttttaactaattgtaattttaaaggaatatttatacatatgtgtgtacataGAAAATCATTCAAACTGATTGAAAAAATTTACAATTAAAAGGGCTAATTTCTATTCCAGCCTCCTAATTTCCCTTCTCAGACCTCTATACTGTTACCAGTTACTTGAGACCTTTGAAAAGTTTCTGAACATGATTcacacattttcctttctttcattatcataaacaaaaataagtatgTATCACAGCTTCCACTCTATTCTGTGACTCCTTTACTTACCAGTGAATCTTAGAGATTATTATAGTTTCAGCACTGTATATAGATCTAGCAGACTCTTGCATTGATTAGATGCTCACAGCTTTAAAATTATTCGTTAGCCGTGGAGTTGTGatacagcgggttaaaccacctcttggaacgccggcatcccatgctggagtgctaACTATTCTGcgtctcatccagcttcctgttaatgtgtcctgggaggcagcagttggtgactcaactacttgggtacccgccacccatatgggagacccagacagaattcccagctactggctttggcctggtccagccttggctgttgggaatgtttggagagtggaccagtcgATAAGAATCaatctctcctcttctccacACCTTTAAAGTAGATGAgagtaaacacattttttaaaaagtattcattgaggtcagtgttgtggcttagcaggtaaagaaAGCCACCACATGCTTCcttggcatcccatttgtgtgccagttcatgttccagctgctccatttccactccagctccctgttaatggctgaggggaatcagcagaggatggctcaagtgtttgggcccctgtcaccacgcaggagaccaggatgaagctccttgctcagccctggctattgtggctccctggggagagaaccagtagatggaagatctctccctatttctttctctccctctctctgtaactctgactttcaaacaaataactctttaaaaaaattgttgagaTATAAAGGCCTTTTCTAAAAATCATACTTAATGTATCACAACCCAGTTTAAGAAACAGAATAACACCAttacctcttttttgttttttgtattttttttaagattttctttatttgagaagtagagttatagacagtgagagggagaaacagaaagaaaggtcttctttccactgattcactccccaagtggccgcaactgctggaactgtgccgatccaaagccaggagcttcttccgggtctccac contains:
- the ADAR gene encoding double-stranded RNA-specific adenosine deaminase isoform X2 is translated as MDPRQGYPLHRYHPRQAPGYEYSKLTYQQRDSGSAIHCFRLQQIGFLKGLLPEVPLTGKQTQSLPPFPPGLWPRFPGLPARDRQPEIWGVPRDVPIRRRGLQRGLQHSSPRGRVLPCKGVDGLASHFQDLSINQDQEQRILGLLEELREGEAVSAKYLAGKLRVPKKGVNQALYSLAKRGKLRQKEGNPPLWSLAVSVPAENQHSTAGLELAQEDPDHCSQGTAKSDHSLEAEDRNLTSGLEDSPEPLDMAEIKEKICNYLFKVSNSSALNVAKNIGFSKARDVNAVLIDLERQGDVYRQGATPPIWYLTDKKRERMQIKRNTNSVAETAPAAVPATKRNTELPACNLPRSDASNNMVTEKVENGQEPAIKLESRQEARPEPARPKPPVYHNGPSKAGYVDFENGQWATDDIPDNLNSIHAAPGEFRAIMEMPSFYSHGLPRCSPYKKLTECQLKNPISGLLEYAQFASQTCEFNLIEQSGPPHEPRFKFQVVISGREFPPAEAGSKKVAKQDAAMKAMTILLQEAKAKDSGKSEDSSCSSAEKNSEKAAEPQPSAPSAVPLFSGKSPVTTLLECVHKLGSSCEFRLLSKEGPAHDPKFQYCVAVGSQTFPTASAPSKKVAKQMAAEEAMKALQEEAANPTASDDQSGGSNTESLEALESGLPSKVRKVGELVRYLNTNPVGGLLEYARSHGFAAEFKLVDQSGPPHEPKFVYQAKVGGRWFPAVCAHSKKQGKQEAADAALRVLIGENEKAERMGFTELPLTGSTFHDQIAMLSHRCFNALTNSFQPSLLGRKILAAIIMKKDSDDMGVVVSLGTGNRCVKGDSLSLKGETVNDCHAEIISRRGFIRFLYSELMKYNPQTAKESIFEPARGGEKLQIKKTVSFHLYISTAPCGDGALFDKSCSDRNVESTDSRHYPVFENPKQGKLRTKVENGEGTIPVESSDIVPTWDGIRLGERLRTMSCSDKILRWNVLGLQGALLTHFLQPVYLKSVTLGYLFSQGHLTRAICCRMTRDGSAFEEGLRKPFIVNHPKVGRVSVYDSKRQSGKTKETSVNWCLADGYELEILDGTRGTVDGPRNELSRVSKKSIFLLFKKLCSFRYRRDLLKLSYGEAKKAARDYETAKNYFKKSLKDMGYGNWISKPQEEKNFYLCPVPSD
- the ADAR gene encoding double-stranded RNA-specific adenosine deaminase isoform X1, which encodes MDPRQGYPLHRYHPRQAPGYEYSKLTYQQRDSGSAIHCFRLQQIGFLKGLLPEVPLTGKQTQSLPPFPPGLWPRFPGLPARDRQPEIWGVPRDVPIRRRGLQRGLQHSSPRGRVLPCKGVDGLASHFQDLSINQDQEQRILGLLEELREGEAVSAKYLAGKLRVPKKGVNQALYSLAKRGKLRQKEGNPPLWSLAVSVPAENQHSTAGLELAQEDPDHCSQGTAKSDHSLEAEDRNLTSGLEDSPEPLDMAEIKEKICNYLFKVSNSSALNVAKNIGFSKARDVNAVLIDLERQGDVYRQGATPPIWYLTDKKRERMQIKRNTNSVAETAPAAVPATKRNTELPACNLPRSDASNNMVTEKVENGQEPAIKLESRQEARPEPARPKPPVYHNGPSKAGYVDFENGQWATDDIPDNLNSIHAAPGEFRAIMEMPSFYSHGLPRCSPYKKLTECQLKNPISGLLEYAQFASQTCEFNLIEQSGPPHEPRFKFQVVISGREFPPAEAGSKKVAKQDAAMKAMTILLQEAKAKDSGKSEDSSCSSAEKNSEKAAEPQPSAPSAVPLFSGKSPVTTLLECVHKLGSSCEFRLLSKEGPAHDPKFQYCVAVGSQTFPTASAPSKKVAKQMAAEEAMKALQEEAANPTASDDQSGGSNTESLEALESGLPSKVRKVGELVRYLNTNPVGGLLEYARSHGFAAEFKLVDQSGPPHEPKFVYQAKVGGRWFPAVCAHSKKQGKQEAADAALRVLIGENEKAERMGFTEVTPVTGASLRRTMLLLSRSPEAQPKTLPLTGSTFHDQIAMLSHRCFNALTNSFQPSLLGRKILAAIIMKKDSDDMGVVVSLGTGNRCVKGDSLSLKGETVNDCHAEIISRRGFIRFLYSELMKYNPQTAKESIFEPARGGEKLQIKKTVSFHLYISTAPCGDGALFDKSCSDRNVESTDSRHYPVFENPKQGKLRTKVENGEGTIPVESSDIVPTWDGIRLGERLRTMSCSDKILRWNVLGLQGALLTHFLQPVYLKSVTLGYLFSQGHLTRAICCRMTRDGSAFEEGLRKPFIVNHPKVGRVSVYDSKRQSGKTKETSVNWCLADGYELEILDGTRGTVDGPRNELSRVSKKSIFLLFKKLCSFRYRRDLLKLSYGEAKKAARDYETAKNYFKKSLKDMGYGNWISKPQEEKNFYLCPVPSD
- the ADAR gene encoding double-stranded RNA-specific adenosine deaminase isoform X3 — protein: MAEIKEKICNYLFKVSNSSALNVAKNIGFSKARDVNAVLIDLERQGDVYRQGATPPIWYLTDKKRERMQIKRNTNSVAETAPAAVPATKRNTELPACNLPRSDASNNMVTEKVENGQEPAIKLESRQEARPEPARPKPPVYHNGPSKAGYVDFENGQWATDDIPDNLNSIHAAPGEFRAIMEMPSFYSHGLPRCSPYKKLTECQLKNPISGLLEYAQFASQTCEFNLIEQSGPPHEPRFKFQVVISGREFPPAEAGSKKVAKQDAAMKAMTILLQEAKAKDSGKSEDSSCSSAEKNSEKAAEPQPSAPSAVPLFSGKSPVTTLLECVHKLGSSCEFRLLSKEGPAHDPKFQYCVAVGSQTFPTASAPSKKVAKQMAAEEAMKALQEEAANPTASDDQSGGSNTESLEALESGLPSKVRKVGELVRYLNTNPVGGLLEYARSHGFAAEFKLVDQSGPPHEPKFVYQAKVGGRWFPAVCAHSKKQGKQEAADAALRVLIGENEKAERMGFTELPLTGSTFHDQIAMLSHRCFNALTNSFQPSLLGRKILAAIIMKKDSDDMGVVVSLGTGNRCVKGDSLSLKGETVNDCHAEIISRRGFIRFLYSELMKYNPQTAKESIFEPARGGEKLQIKKTVSFHLYISTAPCGDGALFDKSCSDRNVESTDSRHYPVFENPKQGKLRTKVENGEGTIPVESSDIVPTWDGIRLGERLRTMSCSDKILRWNVLGLQGALLTHFLQPVYLKSVTLGYLFSQGHLTRAICCRMTRDGSAFEEGLRKPFIVNHPKVGRVSVYDSKRQSGKTKETSVNWCLADGYELEILDGTRGTVDGPRNELSRVSKKSIFLLFKKLCSFRYRRDLLKLSYGEAKKAARDYETAKNYFKKSLKDMGYGNWISKPQEEKNFYLCPVPSD